The Bacillus spongiae genomic interval TCTCTGCCTAAAGATTGCCTCTACATTGCGGTGGATCATAATTACAAGCGACATTACGTTTTAAAGAACATCTTAGAAACCTATGAAGAACAGAAAAATATTTTATTTATTTGTTCTGACTTTCTACATATTCCATTAAAAAATCAAGCCGTTGATTTTTTAATGGATACAGGTAGTTCAGAGCATAGCTTTCAACATGAAAGCTTTTTATTAGAGAAAGTACAGCATTATTTAAAAAAAGAGAATAATTTAATTGGAGCATATTTAACGTACGAAAACTATCACATAAAAAATGTTATCAACCCCGCCTACAGACAAAACCTTCAACTTAACAACATTAAAGAAAAAATAAGGGCTTTAGGTTATGACCTTGTCGACGATATGAACTCTATTCCAGTAGATCAGTCCCCTGGAAAGTATGAGTTACCATTACAAGAAGGGGAGAAAATACATACATATCTTTATTATGGAAAAAGGTTGGGTTAACCCGACCTTTTTTTCATTTCACAGTAAAAAAAACGTAAATACCCCCTTGATGTTGCCTTTTCCCGATGAATTAAACTTACTATAAAGGAGGGGAACATATGAAAAAACTCAAGATTGGTCTAATAAATATTTCCTTCACCTTATTCTGTCTGAAGGTCGATGGAACCCTTTTCTAAAAGCTATCGAAGTTAAGTTAAGCCAAGAGGATAAAACATGAAATTGAAAGGTTGACAATATGAAGAGCTGGGAGCTGGCCAAGAAGAGGAGTGGATAGTCATGAAGGTTGAACTTGGAAGAATGATAGGTGAAGGGGGCTGTGCTAAAACGTTTGAATGGAAAGGTAGTCATAAGCTTATAAAACTTGCGAAGGAAAATACGAATGAAGAAGCCATGAAACGGGAGTACGATAATAGTGTTTTTGCTTTTGAAATGGGACTTTCTGTACCCCAACCGTTTGAGCTATTATCTGTGAATGATCGAGCTGGAATTGTTTTTGAACGTGTTCACGGGACTTCTCTATTGGAACGATACATGTCCCAGTTAACGGAACAAGCCTATAGCGAGACTGGCATAAATCCTGAGGACATTCGGATAATTGCCCGCATATTAAGTGAAATACATGTTCAAATCGATATCGGCTCTCCTTTAATTCCGTCACCACAAAAAGAGTATTTGACCCTTTTAATAAAAAGTAGTGATCGACTAACTCTTGCTGAGAAAGAGTCCGTCATTTTTATATTGAATAGCTTGCCTACAAAGCAGTTACTTTGTCATGGCGATCCGAACCCTGGGAATGTTTTAATTAGAAACGATGGTAGTCCAGTTATGATCGATTGGATGGATGCCGCGATAGGAAATCCTGAAGTAGATATTGCTGAATTTATATTAATGATAAGATATGCAATCTTACCAGATCATTTGCCCAATCATACACGTCAATTTTTTGATTCAAAAAGGGAGATAATTATTCATATCTTTATGGATGAATATACAAGACTTACAGGGCTGACTTACCATGATGCGGAACCATGGCTACTTCCTGTCGCAGCCCGAAAACTCTCAGTTGACGCCATTCCAGGTGAAGAAAAAAGTTTGTTAATCCAGGAGATTAGAAGACGGTTGCCTATTCAGAAAAATAGTGTTGTTGAAGGGGTTTGACTTAATGGAATATATTATGGATGAAAGAGAAAAAAATGGAAGTTGTCTATTTTTGCTGGTTGCTGCGTACGTCATATTCGTACATCAATAAAATAAACTATTATGACAACTTTGAAATGATAACGATTGTGGGCGGTTAGCTGGGGTACTTTAAAAATAGGTGAAACATTAGAACAGGTGGCAAAAAAATTCGATCCTTTAAGAAAATGGCGCGATGATCTATATTCGCGCTTTTATAATGTTTGAAAAAGTTGTTGTAAGATTTAATAGTTTAGAAAAAATTGGTATTAAACTATAGGGCAGTTAAGCAAAACAAGGGAATATATAAATTAAGTGAGGTGTTTTGGTGCATCAAAGCCAGTTACTTTGCTGTACGTACCTTCAAGCGTTTTATTACTCAGCACATCGTATCCCGTAAGAAGGATGACTGGATCTCTATTCAATTGTGTAATAGTCACGTTTAACGTGATGGTTTTGTTCACATTGTCGAATGTCGTAGCATTTTCCAGTTCGATGAGATTCACCTCAGGTTCAGGAGGCACTAAGTTAACGAAGTTACGGTTAATGAAAGGAAATGTAATCCCAATTGTCGAACCATATCATAAACTGAAATTACAAAATTTTCGATATAAATAATTGAAAAGGGGAGTATTATGAAGAAGCCATTGTTTTTATTGCTTTTGAGTGTTGGTTTATTGTACGGTTGCCAACCCAACGACACACTATCGTTTTCTGAGAAAACGGAAGATGAATTGGCTAAAGAGGTACAAAGCTTTTTTAACAGCGTTAGTAAAGAGAACGGTGTACATTTATACAATGATGAACAGAGTAATTCCCTTCTAGTTTATTTAAACGGTTATAATATTGACCAGGGAGATTCAGCTTATAGTTTTAACAATTTTAACGTAGAAGCATATGGTAACAACCTTCATCTTTCTTATGAAACGGATACAACCACTGATTATTCTTCAGAAATTGAAAACCAACTGTTTTACGAAGTAAGTTTAGATAAAGAATACGACAAGATTAAACTATTTAATAATGAAGATGAAGTAGCTTTTAAAACAATCTCAGGAAACCTTGAGTAAACTCACTTCTCAAAAAAAGAAAAAAGATTCCTGA includes:
- a CDS encoding phosphotransferase is translated as MKVELGRMIGEGGCAKTFEWKGSHKLIKLAKENTNEEAMKREYDNSVFAFEMGLSVPQPFELLSVNDRAGIVFERVHGTSLLERYMSQLTEQAYSETGINPEDIRIIARILSEIHVQIDIGSPLIPSPQKEYLTLLIKSSDRLTLAEKESVIFILNSLPTKQLLCHGDPNPGNVLIRNDGSPVMIDWMDAAIGNPEVDIAEFILMIRYAILPDHLPNHTRQFFDSKREIIIHIFMDEYTRLTGLTYHDAEPWLLPVAARKLSVDAIPGEEKSLLIQEIRRRLPIQKNSVVEGV